A single genomic interval of Cydia splendana chromosome 10, ilCydSple1.2, whole genome shotgun sequence harbors:
- the LOC134794230 gene encoding ubiquitin-like FUBI-ribosomal protein eS30 fusion protein encodes MQLHIRGQSTHVLDVNGQESIGQIKERLRALEGFEAEEVTLSLCGAPLEDACLVSELSSAELDFTVPLLGGKVHGSLARAGKVKGQTPKVEKQQKKKKKTGRAKRRIQYNRRFVNVVQTFGRRRGPNSNS; translated from the exons ATGCAGCTTCACATCAGAGGACAGTCTACGCACGTTCTAGACGTCAATGGACAAGAATCCATTGGTCAGATCAAG GAGCGCCTGCGCGCCCTTGAGGGATTTGAGGCCGAGGAGGTGACCCTCTCGCTCTGCGGCGCTCCCCTTGAGGATGCCTGCCTCGTGTCGGAGCTCTCCTCTGCTGAGCTGGACTTCACAGTGCCACTGCTCGGTGGTAAAGTGCACGGATCCCTGGCTCGTGCTG GTAAGGTGAAGGGTCAGACCCCCAAGGTGGAGAAGCAgcaaaagaagaagaagaagaccggCCGTGCCAAGCGCAGGATCCAGTACAACAGGAG ATTTGTGAACGTTGTGCAGACCTTCGGCCGTCGCCGCGGACCTAACTCCAACTCGTag